The genomic stretch taaatggactcCTAAACCcctaaattttattcttgatggATATTGATAAACTACATTTTCATGTAGGTTCCAATacaagtgtctacatcaaaattttatatttttaaataaaaattgtatgtAAAAAATGTGAATACACATCATATTTTGctttgattattaataatttatggaGTTATTACTCGTCTACAGTATTAATTATTACAGTAACTGTTCCTTCTTCCATCCAGCATCCTTCCTTCCTTGGTTGTGTTGCGTTTGACGGGAAGAGGCAGTTAGAGCGCGTCAGTGAGGTTTGAGGTGAAGTGGGAAGAAACAGAAAACCTAACTCCGATCCGCTCCCTATAAACTGAAATTTGAGGCTTTAAGTTTAAGGCCATTGGAGATGATCCACACTTGCTTCCAAAAGGCATATATACATTCGGAAAGAATTGAAAAAGAAGTGAATTATCAATTCATTCAGTGGAAATCGAGAGATTCTTGAAAATGTGGGGTCGTTAGGTTGAAGCCGATATCGTTGTCTGATAGTTAAGATGGGTGGTCCGGCGGTGCCGTTTCATATATCCACTATTCCCAAGCCGCAAGACGAGTACCGGATACTTGTGAACAACTTGAACGAGCCGTTCGAACATGTGTGGTTGGAGACCAGCGAGGATGAGTCCAGGTTCATACATCCCCTGGTTAGtgctttctttctctctctctctcactcaaTTGCtttttgaatgtgaaatttccCTCTAAACTTCACTTATTTTCTTGCAGGAGAAGTTTTCTTCCCTCGATTTTCTTGACACTGCTGTTGCTGCTTCCGACCCTGTCAAACCTCCTTCTTTAGATCACACTCCATTTAAACTAGTGGAGAAGCTCAACGATCTGAAGGAGTTAGTGCTCAAGTTGCAAGGAGTGGATGAGTTTGCGGTACActttgattgaaattatttttactttttcagaattcttgattatttctttttttcatcTTCACTTTGTGTTGTTTCAAACCTTTTGCTGTCTTCCATTTTTTCCATAAATGTTTTCTGATCaaaatcttttaatttcttatactcAATATAAGTGTGCTTTCTTTCATGTTTTTCTGGTGAGGAACTCTATAAGCTTCCCAACAGACACCAATATATGGTCTTATACTTCAAATCTTTTATTTGTTGTCAAgccaaatttattttctttattcctGAAATTAAAGTTTCTTCTTAGTTGTGTTTGGCACCTGATTACATCATCCTTGAGAAGAATTATTCTATGATCAGCCACTTGGCACATCTCACGTTTTGTTTAACAGTTACTCACAACCTCTTCCCTGTTGTCGTCATATTTATGGGTTAGATTCTCCGGTATCTTCTTGTTTTGGTGGTGTTGATCGCATAGAGCCATTTTGTAGTTATATTTCTGATATCCTTGTGCCATATTAACACCAGCATTATTTGTGTGAAAAGTTAAACACACACATCACTTGAATTGGTATTATACTCTATAATTTCAGAGTGTCAACTGTCAACTATTGATGATTTGGCATctaaatatatgtatgtttatatCCATATAATTTCATCAGTCTCACACCTTTGGTAAAATAGTTGAGAACCTTTCTATGTCCATCTTTCTTTGGATATGACCAACCCCTGAATGCCTTGGGCCTAACTTTGATTCTGCAAGACTGCAACTTAATTTACTTGCTTTATGTTACAGCATTTGGGCATTGCTTGAATGGTTCAAAAGTTTAACATGCTTGAAGCTCTCACTTTGATCTcactattttttgaaatttatgaTTGGGTCAGAATTATATACTTTTCCGTTTTGACCATGCACGGCCTTGGTCTTGGACAAGCTGGGTGTTATTCTTTTGTTAAGGGCATAGAATGCTTGGCATTTGCAATAGAGATGCaaactttcacttttatttGTGTAGATATCAAACAGTTTGGTTTGCTTGTTGGTTCATATTTTAcccatttaatttttctttcctGGGACCATATAAATAAACTGTGTTTTTAAACACTGCACACATATTTTTGAATGCTTGTaacatgagtttttttttttttccccttaaaTCTACTCTGGTCCAGGTCGATTTGGAGCATAATCAATATCGATCCTTTTTAGGAATTACATGCCTTATGCAAATATCTACTAGAACTGAAGATTTTGTCATAGACACACTGAAACTTCGCATTTATGTTGGTCCTTATCTAAGAGAAATTTTTAAAGATCCAACCAAAAGAAAGGTAAATTCTTTATTCTTGTCCATTGATGCTCTCAATGAAGATATCACAATTCTGTGCTTCACTAGGTCATGCATGGAGCAGATAAGGATATTCTGTGGCTTCAACGAGATTTTGGTATATATATCTGCAATCTGTTCGACACTGGGCAGGTTTGGACTAAATTTACTACTTTGTGAACCTTGGTTTGGACATGCATTTGATTTTATGGATAAATGTTCAATAAATAATTTGGTTAATGAACTACACAGTCATTATGTATATGGCTGGAATACTATCTTAATATAACTTCTATGTGTGTTAAGTTTGCTGGTCAAGAATGTTTGCTGGTCAAGAATCTTTTCATTTGCTATCCTCTTGGACTTCTAAtccttctcttttgttttctattGGAGAGATCATTTGTCCTATGGCAAAAACTTGAAGTAATGTCGAGTCTTTTACTGTGAATCTTATATTTAAGACCTGCCAGTCTACTTAACTATTCCTGGATTTCCTTTTATAAATGATATTATCCTAGGAATTCAtagtttttaagaaaatgaatgATATTGTAGGTTTGACAACAATCTTTGAACCTGTTAGACTATCAAGTTCTTGGATTTATATCCTACTCCTTTGGATCTTTTTAATGGAACTAGTTGATGCAGGGAAAAGTACAatgtttttcttaattttttaaaaaagtgaaaTGAGTAGAAATCTTCTGTTTGTCcttataatgtattttacaaATTAAGAATATCATGTAGATAAGTCCTTGCTTGTGTGAGCAATAAATTCCCAATAAAGAAGTTAGACTAATGTCTCAAATTTGTAATTGATGCTTgtgaaagtaaaatttatagGATAAATGCTCTACTTTTTTTCAACTAAGAAACCTTTGTTTTTTTGTATTAGTTGCAAATTCTGAAATTGTTTTGCCTTAACAGTGGGAACCTTTTTTATTGGAAGGAACGATAGATACTAATAACAATGATTATCTTTTTTTTGGGGGTCTAATGAGATTAATGTTGTGTCCATTGTTAGGCCTCAAGGCTtttgaaaatggagaaaaacagCCTGGCATATTTGCTGCAGCATTTTTGTGGAATTATGGCAAAGAAAGAGTATGATCTACTtgcataaaaagaaaataaatttagagAAGCCTAACTTCTTCCGCCTTGTGTTCTTGAATATTCTCCATGCTCCTTTGTGTGGAATAACGTAATTAATTACAAGCACATCCTGATGAGATGTTCTATTTGTAGATATCAGAGTGCAGATTGGAGGTTGCGCCCACTTCCTTCTGAGATGCTCAGGTACATATCTTGAAACGGTTCCCCTTGCATTCCTAAGCCTGTGtacattttcttttgtttactATTGCAGCTTCGTACTTTATGCTTTTGTCAAGTCCAATTTCAACCTTGAAATAGGGTGGTCTTTTTTCTTCAATGTTAATGAGAAAAAGCGGTGGCATTCCTTATGCTTGCCTCATGCAAATTTTGGTATTTATAGTTTACAGTGTAATTAACCAAGTGACTTAGCTGGttatcgttttttttttgtgcttgtGTGCTGTAGATATGCCAGAGAAGATACACACTTTCTATTGTACATTTATGATGTCATGAAGATGAAGCTGCTTTCTTTATCTGTCAACACTGAATCAAGCAGTTCTCCTTTGGCAGAGGTAAGATCTGTGTGTCTTCTTTCTCAGTACATGAGTGGCCATTCTTTAGTTGTATACATGTAAAGAGCAATGAGAAATATGAAGTCCATGACTAGACTTACCTGAAGCTCAAACAAGAACCTTGTGGTGTTTAATGGCTGAAGCATTCATTGGACATAAATTCCATAGGGACAATAGTTAAAGGAAAATGTTTGCCTCTGACTTTATATAATTCAGTTAATCTGTGAaattttgttcttattattattgtatgaaGTTGCTAATtagattaaaatcattaaatgTCTTGCAGGTATACAAACTTAGCTATGATATATCCATGCAGCTGTATACAAAAGACATTTGGACTGATAAGTCATATCTCAATATATATGGGTATGTTTTATTCATTATGTGCCTTACAATAAGGAGTAGGTATTCTAGGCATACCGGTCAGCCTTCTATTAATGAAGAAAGAGTAGATGGAAATGTAGCCAATAACTAAAAAATAGTGGGATGAAGGGTTAGACTATTGGGAGGTACATAGTCTATAAGAGGATATCCAAACCTTTTTGATGTGCCATATGCTCTTTGAACATTGCAGGTTACCTGAAGCTGGATTCAATGCTAAGCAGCTTGCAGTTGTTGCAGTGAGTAGTACTTGCACTGTTTTATAATTTGATATCACTTTCTGTTTGTTCGCATTGCTGCTTTGCTCATCAAGTGATTTGGGTTTTGCACTTCCTGTTTTGTACTTTGCTGTTTAGGGACTGTCTGAGTGGAGGGATGCTGTTGGTCGTACAGCAGATGAAAGTACTGGGtatattttaccaaatagagcACTTCTTGACATTGGTATGATATCAAATTTATTATAGTCCTAAACTTTGTGTCTTGCAATGGCAGTACTGATTtatctgtattttttttttatctaaagCTAAGGAGATGCCTCTTACCAGCTACAGATTGCTCCAGTTGGTTAAATCAAAGTACCCACATAACCCATCTATTGAAAATAATGTTGATTATATAGTCAATCTCATTAGGAATTCAATTCAAGCGTCTGCTGCATATGAAGCTGGTGTTGAATACCTGAAAGAAATGGTTAGTTTTCGGTTTTTATCCTTCTTCTATCTAGCAAAGTTTATGCTGGGAGTTTCTTAATATATCTTCTTTCCTGCAACTTCTAGTCGAGAGGAAAAAACAGTGATGTAAATGCAACTTCAAACATAAACGGGGGTGGCGGTGGGGATACAAAAGATGCCAAAACCTCACATCACAAAGTCTGAAATGATACTCTGTAGCCTGTACATTGAGATTGAGAAACTctgaaaaaccaaaaaaaagaaaaaaaaaactctgaaATCGACATCTGAAGAGTGAAGCAAGTAACAAACATCAGCATCTGGGAACTGTCTGCCTGTACCTCTTGAATATGAAAAGCACAGTTAGTCAATTTCTGTTGTAAAAGAAAGATATGATACTCTGTAGTCTGTACATTGCAGTTTGATGTAGTGAAGATAATGACAGTAAATAGTTGATAtaatagatttttctttttcGTTTTCCTTTTGGGTATTTGTTCGAACGCAGATAGCTTATTAAGGCAGCTTTTTAGTGTCCCACATCGCTTCTGATAGAGGGAGCGTACGCTCGCGGCACCTAATAAAACAAGCGGGCCGTTAAGCTTGAAACTCATACCTTTCTCGGCCTTTTGGCTAAGAtcaagtgtagtatctgttcttatCAGTTTAATATCTGATACGTGGGCCAATGGCCCACACgatattaactctatttttttagGGGGAAGGTCCATTAAGGTAGCTTGCTACCTGGGCCTTCAAGCGTCGCCTTGGCGTTGCACTACTGCCTCGGCCCGGCGCACCCCactaatttttagttttaaatttataacGGTGTTAATAAGTCTTTACTAGTTTTAAGATGAAAATAGTTCAACTATAATATGAGATtagtaaaatattattagtatttccaaaaaaaaaagtaaaatattatttaggagttttatttatttctttttttttttttgttaaatgaaAATTTACTAGTACTGTTGTGTTATCTTACTcagtaataaaattttgtaaaataaaacattacaacacaaaacatatatagatgtcatttatttatttagttatgaaAAAACAAATCAATTAAGGAAAATGAAAGTTGTAGGAGTCGTTTAGTAACTTGGAggaaaaatggaagatttttcaaaaaaaatagagaattagAGAAGTGGAAGATTCCATCTGCTGTGcacttcttgtttttttttttttttgtcccttTTATTCTCGTTCATTTCCCTTTTATTCTCCAAttctttccttattattattattttcttttaNtttttatttttttttttttttttttttttttttttttttttttttttttttttttttttttttttttttttactattactGTTatctttattataattatattattattattctctttttttctttgctttgtttgttcTTCTCCAGttctttccttattattattattattattattattattattattattttgaagaattattattattattattattattttcttttccttttcttgttcttctccattttttttactattattattattattattattagacgCCACCCTCTTAAAGctagcttcttcttttttatttttatgtatttatttatttattgttattattattagtattattattattactttcttttcttttcttttattattattattgttgttgttgttgttgttgttgtcgtcTTTGTGGTAGAAATGTACAAAAACTATATGAAAGATTGTAACCTATGAGGTTTTGCGTATTTCGTTCGTAATTAAACTAAGCTCTAACATGAATAAAATAGCTATAATTTATTTGGTAATATGTGTTTATTGATTTTTGTAACATtttacacatttagtattattgtattgaatttatttttatttcaaagttgaacttgtaaaataaaatcagaaaattgaagaaatgaagaaatttgaaaatctggagaaatggaaaattggaggaatgaagaaggaaaactagagaaatggataaatggaaaactggaaatggaaaaacataaaaatgaagtaaacaacACCATAATGTGTGTATATTGTATTTGAAGTGCATGTACTGTATTCGAAATTTACATTTCAAATAGAGTTGTTACTTGAAATTATTTAGGttgtatttgaatttaaatctttaagtaattataattataaaatcattatCTTTTCCTCTCATACTTTTGAACAATACAATAAAAATGAGGatgaaaaagtaattaaaacttattttccatatattaaatatgaaactttaatatatttacacacacacacacacacacacacacacacacacacacacacacacacacacacacacacacacacacacacacacacacacacacacacacacacacatatatatatatatatatatatatatatatatatatatataaatttatatggatttaaactcttatttattatcaaataaatagtaaattaattaattacttcatCGCAACCCAACTATTGTAGAAACATTTAAATTAATCGCAACTATAGTATGTATTTCTCCCGAGTATGAGTAGGATACGTCTGTGCGTATTGCAAGAGTATTTATTATATGACTTATTGACAAAGATAGTAACAAATTATTAGGTATCATTTCAACTTgcaatataaaatataacacAAATATAAAATGGTAcgattttataataaaattttattaaaaacttaTGATTTGTAACATAAAGTTGTACTGAAGTTTGTAATCGTTTTACATTCCATTGCAAACTTGGTGCAAAGTATTAAATAAAGAGCTAAAATTTTGTAGGAAATTATTTTGCATGAAATACTTCTGTATTGAAGTCTGTTGCAACAATTGCAATATACATAAGATCTCTTAACATCAATAATGCTACTTATTCTCTCTACATATACAACACATTTGGGGTTtctattt from Ipomoea triloba cultivar NCNSP0323 chromosome 12, ASM357664v1 encodes the following:
- the LOC115998556 gene encoding protein RRP6-like 2, coding for MGGPAVPFHISTIPKPQDEYRILVNNLNEPFEHVWLETSEDESRFIHPLEKFSSLDFLDTAVAASDPVKPPSLDHTPFKLVEKLNDLKELVLKLQGVDEFAVDLEHNQYRSFLGITCLMQISTRTEDFVIDTLKLRIYVGPYLREIFKDPTKRKVMHGADKDILWLQRDFGIYICNLFDTGQASRLLKMEKNSLAYLLQHFCGIMAKKEYQSADWRLRPLPSEMLRYAREDTHFLLYIYDVMKMKLLSLSVNTESSSSPLAEVYKLSYDISMQLYTKDIWTDKSYLNIYGLPEAGFNAKQLAVVAGLSEWRDAVGRTADESTGYILPNRALLDIAKEMPLTSYRLLQLVKSKYPHNPSIENNVDYIVNLIRNSIQASAAYEAGVEYLKEMSRGKNSDVNATSNINGGGGGDTKDAKTSHHKV